The window GGCACCAACCTGCCTTCTGTCGCCACGCCGAATGGGCAAGCGGCGTTTCTGTTTCTGCTGACATCTTCGCTGGCTCCGCTTATCCGCCTGTCTTACGGACGTATGGTGATTATGGCGCTGCCTTACACGATTGTGATGACGCTGGTCGGGTTGCTTTGCGTTGAGTTCACGCTAGTGCCGTTTACTGACTTTTTGATGAATAATCACTGGATTTCTTTGCCAAATTTGACCCTATCAGGCAGTCACTCATAATCACGATCGTGTATAGTAATCACGGTGGCGACAATTTCCGTCTTGATGATGTTATCAATACGATTTTCGCCGCCGTAAAATGACAGAAAAAGCATCAAATAAACATATCGTTACGTTTTGCACAGTGAAATGATGGCAGTGAAGCCAGAACGGTTTACACTGCTGCTTTAATCATGTTTAGCATGGAATATTTTTATGTTGCGATTTCTTAATCGTTGCTCACGCGGGCGTGGTGCGTGGCTGCTGCTGGCGTTTACTGCTTTAGCATTGGAATTGACTGCGCTCTATTTTCAGCATGTTATGTTATTAAAACCGTGCGTGCTGTGTATTTATCAGCGTTGCGCGCTGTGGGGCGTGTTCGCCGCGGGTATTGTTGGTGCCATCGCACCATCAACGGCGTTGCGTTACCCGGCCATCGCGTTATGGATATACAGTTCTTACGAAGGCGTTCGACTGGCATGGAAACACACGGATATTTTGTTAAATCCGTCGCCATTTACCACCTGTGATTTCTTTGTCAGCTTCCCATCCTGGTTACCTTTAGACAAATGGCTCCCGGCCATTTTCAATGCGACAGGGGATTGCTCAGTGCGTCAGTGGGAATTCCTCTCTCTGGAAATGCCG is drawn from Pectobacterium aroidearum and contains these coding sequences:
- the dsbB gene encoding disulfide bond formation protein DsbB, which codes for MLRFLNRCSRGRGAWLLLAFTALALELTALYFQHVMLLKPCVLCIYQRCALWGVFAAGIVGAIAPSTALRYPAIALWIYSSYEGVRLAWKHTDILLNPSPFTTCDFFVSFPSWLPLDKWLPAIFNATGDCSVRQWEFLSLEMPQWLLGIFVAYLVVAVLVLIAQPFRPKRRDLFSR